One Papaver somniferum cultivar HN1 chromosome 10, ASM357369v1, whole genome shotgun sequence genomic window carries:
- the LOC113316935 gene encoding uncharacterized protein LOC113316935 isoform X1, whose translation MMRMIFPPPAIHILPLLHRNQLTITSHFGGEIDKSNKKMESQKRIEEDDERKPPRVLCLHGFRTSGEILKKQVLTKWPDSVVKKLDLVFIDAPFPSQGKSGVEGFYGPPYYERYQFEKIRVYGFIKVFSPACFESSYSYSSNIYERESKSQANIKKRV comes from the exons ATGATGAGAATGATATTCCCACCCCCTGCTATTCATATCCTCCCACTCCTGCATAGAAATCAACTTACTATTACTTCTCATTTCGGTGGAGAAATTGATAAGTCTAACAAGAAGATGGAAAGTCAGAAGAGAATTGAAGAAGACGATGAAAGAAAACCACCAAGAGTTTTGTGTCTACATGGGTTTAGAACAAGTGGTGAGATCTTAAAGAAACAAGTGCTTACAAAATGGCCAGACTCAGTAGTTAAGAAACTGGATCTTGTTTTTATTGATGCTCCTTTTCCAAGTCAAGGAAAATCTGGTGTTGAAGGGTTTTATGGTCCTCCTTACTATGAACGCTATCAATTTGAAAAA ATTCGGGTTTATGGATTTATCAAGGTCTTTTCTCCTGCCTGCTTTGAAAGTTCATATTCGTATTCTAGTAATATATATGAACG AGAATCAAAAAGTCAAGCCAATATAAAGAAAAGGGTTTGA
- the LOC113316935 gene encoding uncharacterized protein LOC113316935 isoform X2 translates to MESQKRIEEDDERKPPRVLCLHGFRTSGEILKKQVLTKWPDSVVKKLDLVFIDAPFPSQGKSGVEGFYGPPYYERYQFEKIRVYGFIKVFSPACFESSYSYSSNIYERESKSQANIKKRV, encoded by the exons ATGGAAAGTCAGAAGAGAATTGAAGAAGACGATGAAAGAAAACCACCAAGAGTTTTGTGTCTACATGGGTTTAGAACAAGTGGTGAGATCTTAAAGAAACAAGTGCTTACAAAATGGCCAGACTCAGTAGTTAAGAAACTGGATCTTGTTTTTATTGATGCTCCTTTTCCAAGTCAAGGAAAATCTGGTGTTGAAGGGTTTTATGGTCCTCCTTACTATGAACGCTATCAATTTGAAAAA ATTCGGGTTTATGGATTTATCAAGGTCTTTTCTCCTGCCTGCTTTGAAAGTTCATATTCGTATTCTAGTAATATATATGAACG AGAATCAAAAAGTCAAGCCAATATAAAGAAAAGGGTTTGA